In the Acidovorax sp. A79 genome, one interval contains:
- a CDS encoding N-acetyltransferase family protein — protein sequence MNSTTTPSPDVHLIDCTKPAHASAILDILNDAIVTSTALYDYVPRPPSAMASWFAAKRAGGFPVLGAADAQGRLLGFASWGTFRAFPAYKYTVEHSVYVHKDCRGRGLGAWLMRALIERAKAADIHAIVGCIDAANAGSIRLHQQLGFVHTGTMPQVGFKFGRWLDAAFYQLTLDTPRTPIDG from the coding sequence ATGAACTCCACCACCACGCCCTCTCCCGACGTCCATCTCATCGACTGCACCAAGCCAGCGCATGCCAGCGCCATTCTGGACATCCTCAACGATGCCATCGTGACCTCGACGGCGCTGTATGACTATGTGCCCCGCCCGCCGTCGGCCATGGCCAGCTGGTTCGCCGCCAAGCGGGCCGGCGGATTCCCGGTGCTGGGGGCCGCCGATGCCCAGGGCAGGCTGCTGGGCTTTGCCTCGTGGGGCACATTCCGCGCGTTTCCGGCCTACAAGTACACGGTCGAGCACAGTGTCTATGTCCACAAGGACTGCCGGGGCCGCGGACTGGGCGCCTGGCTGATGCGGGCCTTGATCGAGCGGGCGAAGGCCGCCGACATCCACGCCATCGTGGGGTGCATCGACGCGGCGAACGCAGGCAGCATCCGGCTGCACCAGCAGCTGGGGTTCGTGCACACGGGCACGATGCCCCAGGTGGGTTTCAAGTTTGGGCGGTGGCTGGATGCGGCGTTCTACCAGCTCACGCTGGACACCCCCCGCACCCCCATCGACGGCTGA
- a CDS encoding L,D-transpeptidase, with protein MAGPELHIHVAQQRLHLVVAGAIERSYPVSTALNGVGERKGSGCTPRGQHRVRAKVGAGCAPGTVFVGRRATGEIYSPALAARHPGRDWILCRILWLAGCEPGVNRGGAVDTLRRFIYIHGCPEGSPLGVPASHGCVRMANADVMDLFDRVAVGTLVRIEEGAAS; from the coding sequence ATGGCTGGGCCTGAACTGCACATCCACGTGGCGCAGCAGCGATTGCACCTGGTGGTGGCCGGGGCCATCGAGCGCAGCTACCCGGTATCGACCGCCCTGAACGGCGTGGGCGAACGCAAGGGCAGCGGCTGCACCCCGCGCGGCCAGCACCGCGTGCGCGCCAAGGTGGGCGCGGGCTGCGCGCCGGGCACGGTGTTCGTCGGGCGGCGGGCCACCGGCGAGATCTATTCGCCCGCGCTGGCGGCACGGCACCCGGGGCGCGACTGGATCCTGTGCCGCATCCTCTGGCTGGCCGGCTGCGAACCCGGCGTGAACCGGGGCGGCGCGGTGGACACGCTGCGCCGCTTCATCTACATCCATGGCTGCCCGGAGGGATCGCCCCTCGGGGTGCCCGCCTCGCACGGCTGCGTGCGCATGGCCAATGCCGACGTGATGGACCTGTTCGACCGGGTCGCCGTCGGCACGCTGGTGCGCATCGAGGAGGGCGCCGCCTCCTGA
- a CDS encoding NAD(P)-binding protein gives MQRRHFLATAAASAAAAVLLPGCDKAPRVLEGGFTGIDMARGHQLRDWLKTGSWPAPAVVRRAQVIIAGGGVAGLAAARSLRLAGIADFALLELEDSAGGNSRGGAVQGIACPLGAHYLPVPGDDAREVQDLLEELGLRQRVAGRWRYDERHLCHSPQERLFFEGAWQEGLLPVQGVDDATLAQYRRFAQAVAQQSKAARFTMPVLKSLDARKPLAPAHQALDAVTFDAWLQQQELDDPHLRWYLDYCCRDDYGAGTAHVSAWAGIHYFASRHGFHAPGEAADEARESVLTWPQGNGWITQRLAAPLQNSAQGGGQLRAATSVLRITENRHGVEVDAFNHATDSVERWQAPRCIVALPVFMAARVVQNPPAFLTGAARRLGWAPWLVANIHIDSALTDRPGAAPAWDNVLYADPTAGGLGYVNAGHQRLDARAVLAGPTVLTYYQALGDAPDGRQHLATQPWQHWADPILAALAVPHPDLRQRATRVDITRYGHAMAIPTPGMLGFLSQIGLQRLPGKRRQLSNGEQTPWIPTPATARLAFAHSDWSGYSVFEEAFTRGHGAGLVAAG, from the coding sequence ATGCAACGTCGCCATTTCCTAGCCACCGCCGCCGCCTCGGCTGCCGCCGCGGTGCTCCTGCCGGGTTGCGACAAGGCCCCTCGCGTCTTGGAAGGCGGCTTCACCGGCATCGACATGGCGCGCGGCCACCAGCTGCGCGACTGGCTCAAGACCGGCTCCTGGCCCGCGCCGGCCGTGGTGCGGCGCGCGCAGGTCATCATCGCGGGCGGCGGCGTGGCGGGGCTGGCGGCGGCGCGGTCGCTGCGGCTGGCGGGCATCGCGGACTTCGCGCTGCTGGAGCTGGAGGACAGCGCGGGCGGCAACAGCCGGGGCGGGGCCGTGCAGGGCATTGCCTGCCCGCTGGGCGCGCACTACCTGCCGGTGCCCGGCGACGATGCGCGCGAAGTGCAGGACCTGCTGGAAGAGCTGGGCCTGCGCCAGCGCGTGGCCGGCCGCTGGCGCTACGACGAGCGCCACCTGTGCCACAGCCCGCAGGAGCGCCTGTTCTTCGAAGGCGCATGGCAGGAAGGCCTGCTGCCGGTGCAGGGCGTGGACGATGCAACCCTGGCCCAGTACCGCCGCTTCGCGCAGGCCGTGGCGCAGCAGTCCAAGGCCGCGCGCTTCACCATGCCGGTGCTCAAGTCGCTGGACGCCAGAAAGCCCCTGGCACCCGCGCACCAGGCGCTGGATGCGGTGACGTTCGACGCTTGGCTGCAGCAGCAGGAGCTGGACGATCCGCACCTGCGCTGGTACCTCGACTACTGCTGCCGCGACGACTACGGCGCGGGCACCGCGCATGTGTCGGCATGGGCGGGCATCCACTACTTTGCGAGCCGCCATGGTTTTCACGCCCCGGGCGAGGCCGCGGACGAGGCACGCGAAAGCGTGCTCACCTGGCCGCAGGGCAATGGCTGGATCACCCAGCGCCTGGCGGCCCCGCTGCAGAACAGTGCCCAAGGTGGCGGCCAGCTGCGCGCCGCCACCAGCGTATTGCGCATCACCGAGAACCGCCACGGCGTGGAGGTGGATGCCTTCAACCACGCCACCGACAGCGTGGAGCGCTGGCAGGCGCCGCGCTGCATCGTGGCGCTGCCGGTGTTCATGGCGGCGCGCGTGGTGCAAAACCCGCCCGCGTTCCTCACCGGCGCCGCAAGGCGCCTGGGCTGGGCGCCCTGGCTCGTGGCCAACATCCACATCGACAGTGCCCTGACCGACAGGCCCGGCGCCGCCCCCGCCTGGGACAACGTTCTGTACGCCGACCCCACGGCGGGCGGCCTGGGCTACGTGAACGCCGGACACCAGCGCCTGGACGCGCGTGCCGTGCTCGCGGGGCCCACGGTGCTGACCTACTACCAGGCGCTGGGCGATGCTCCCGACGGCCGCCAGCACCTCGCCACCCAGCCCTGGCAGCACTGGGCCGATCCGATCCTGGCCGCGCTGGCGGTGCCCCACCCCGACCTGCGCCAGCGCGCCACGCGCGTGGACATCACGCGCTACGGCCACGCCATGGCCATCCCCACGCCCGGGATGCTCGGCTTTTTAAGTCAGATTGGCCTCCAGCGCTTACCAGGAAAGCGCAGGCAGCTATCAAATGGTGAGCAAACGCCCTGGATTCCCACCCCCGCCACGGCGCGGCTGGCGTTCGCGCACAGCGACTGGTCGGGCTACTCGGTGTTCGAAGAGGCCTTCACGCGCGGGCACGGCGCGGGGCTGGTGGCGGCGGGCTGA
- a CDS encoding polyamine aminopropyltransferase, with product MGARSGPRPIEIALLTSVFVVAACGLLYELAAGALASYVLGDSVLQFSTIIGTYLFAMGVGSWLSRYFERQLPAHFLRIELLVALVGGALPATLFLANAYTPGAFRFLLYGMVLMVGTLVGLEIPLVMRILKRNVALKDLVSQVLTFDYLGALAVSLAFPLLLVPHLGLIRTGLLFGLMNAAVALWAVWLFRHELRRLKAHLAACVMVLGILLAALAGAEYITSVAEDKFYQDRIVFSTASPYQRIVVTHGRVGHRLYLNGNLQFAQSDEYRYHEALVHPAMSAHGAPKRVAVLGGGDGMAVREILKYPSVESVTLVELDPAMTKIFSENPTLARLNGNALQNPKVKIVNTDAFGWLQEGSDTFDVIVVDFPDPTNFSIGKLYTNSFYALLDKRLAASGYAVVQTTSPLVARQSFWTVVQTIESVGLQAAPYHAHVPSFGEWGFIIASRRPWRLPGALPDGLRFLGTDSLPLLFDFPRDMARVPAEVNRLSNQALVHTYEREWGKH from the coding sequence ATGGGCGCCCGCTCCGGCCCCCGCCCCATCGAGATCGCCCTGCTCACCAGCGTCTTCGTCGTGGCCGCCTGCGGCCTGCTGTACGAGCTGGCCGCGGGCGCGCTCGCGTCCTATGTGCTGGGCGACTCGGTGCTGCAGTTCTCCACCATCATCGGCACCTACCTGTTCGCCATGGGCGTGGGTTCGTGGCTGTCGCGCTACTTCGAGCGGCAGCTGCCGGCGCACTTCCTGCGCATCGAGCTGCTGGTGGCGCTGGTTGGCGGCGCGCTGCCGGCCACCCTGTTCCTGGCCAACGCCTACACGCCGGGCGCGTTCCGCTTCCTGCTGTACGGCATGGTGCTCATGGTGGGCACGCTGGTGGGGCTGGAGATCCCGCTGGTCATGCGCATCCTCAAGCGCAACGTGGCGCTCAAGGACCTGGTCTCGCAGGTGCTCACGTTCGACTACCTGGGCGCGCTGGCGGTGTCGCTGGCGTTCCCGCTGCTGCTGGTGCCGCACCTGGGGCTCATCCGCACGGGGCTGCTCTTCGGCCTGATGAACGCGGCCGTGGCGCTGTGGGCGGTGTGGCTGTTCCGGCATGAATTGCGGCGTCTGAAGGCGCACCTGGCGGCCTGCGTGATGGTGCTGGGCATCCTGCTGGCCGCCCTGGCGGGGGCCGAATACATCACCAGCGTGGCCGAGGACAAGTTCTACCAGGACCGCATCGTGTTCAGCACCGCATCGCCCTACCAGCGCATCGTGGTCACGCACGGGCGTGTGGGGCACCGGCTGTACCTCAACGGCAACCTGCAGTTCGCGCAGTCCGACGAGTACCGCTACCACGAGGCCCTGGTGCACCCCGCCATGTCGGCCCACGGCGCGCCCAAACGCGTGGCGGTGCTGGGCGGTGGCGACGGCATGGCGGTGCGCGAGATCCTCAAGTACCCGTCGGTCGAGTCCGTGACGCTGGTCGAACTGGACCCGGCCATGACAAAGATCTTCAGCGAGAACCCCACGCTCGCGCGCCTGAACGGCAACGCCTTGCAGAACCCCAAGGTGAAGATCGTCAACACCGATGCCTTTGGCTGGCTGCAGGAGGGATCGGACACGTTTGATGTCATCGTGGTGGACTTTCCCGACCCCACCAATTTTTCCATCGGCAAGCTCTACACCAACAGCTTCTATGCGCTGCTGGACAAGCGCCTGGCGGCCAGCGGCTATGCGGTGGTGCAGACCACGTCGCCGCTGGTGGCGCGCCAGAGCTTCTGGACCGTGGTGCAGACCATCGAGTCCGTGGGCCTGCAGGCCGCGCCGTACCACGCCCATGTGCCCAGTTTTGGCGAATGGGGCTTCATCATCGCCAGCCGCAGGCCCTGGCGCCTGCCCGGGGCCTTGCCCGATGGCCTGCGGTTTCTGGGCACCGACTCGCTGCCCCTGCTGTTCGATTTTCCGCGCGACATGGCGCGGGTGCCCGCCGAGGTGAACCGGCTGTCCAACCAGGCGCTGGTGCACACGTACGAGCGCGAGTGGGGAAAACATTGA
- a CDS encoding DUF350 domain-containing protein produces MGIEWLRPAAFLGSILYALIGVVIFWLCFVIVDKITPYDLWREIVEKQNQALGLVVAAMCLGISIIVAAAIH; encoded by the coding sequence ATGGGAATCGAATGGCTCAGGCCCGCGGCGTTCCTCGGGTCCATCCTGTATGCGCTGATTGGCGTGGTCATCTTCTGGCTGTGCTTCGTCATCGTCGACAAGATCACGCCGTATGACCTGTGGCGCGAAATCGTCGAGAAGCAGAACCAGGCGCTGGGCCTGGTGGTGGCGGCGATGTGCCTGGGCATCAGCATCATCGTGGCGGCGGCGATCCACTGA
- a CDS encoding DUF4178 domain-containing protein: MATDPTQRYYRAPCPGCGAPVEFRSAQSTHAVCGYCQSTVVRNGDVLQRLGKMAELFDDHSPLQLMASGRIQLDGKDVPFTLIGRLQYKGDAGTWTEWAAFLQDGTLATLGEDNGAYVFTRPIDPGREMPEAARFRIGSTTAINGKPYSVAYTGQASLISAQGELPKLPPLGHPFGMVELRSADGEVVSIDYGHTPPNVERGKAVLLEDLQLTGLKDESAKDEKGRQFNCPHCGAPVQVQLSTSKSVTCGSCASIISLDSGVGGELRSAEQDEPVQPLIPLGSKGQLQGVHWQVVGFQHRMGVEPGDDEHFGWSEYLLYNQKRGFAFLVDSEEGWSMVRPTTGAPQMAATGRSATYMGTKYDLKYTYEAETTYVLGEFYWQVTRGQKTTNRDFASAKGLLSMEQSPNEITWSAGDKLASDTVAKAFKLDDKKDVLQRDDPGPFVAKSGLGCGTVILIAIVILILLLLLSRCSRCDPRVENCSSSSYRSSGGSYGGYSSGGSHK, from the coding sequence ATGGCCACCGACCCCACACAGCGTTACTACCGCGCGCCCTGCCCGGGCTGCGGCGCGCCGGTTGAATTCCGCAGCGCGCAGTCCACGCACGCCGTCTGCGGCTACTGCCAGAGCACCGTGGTGCGCAATGGCGACGTGCTGCAGCGCCTGGGCAAGATGGCCGAGCTGTTCGACGACCACAGCCCGCTGCAGCTCATGGCCAGCGGGCGCATCCAGCTCGATGGCAAGGATGTGCCCTTCACCCTCATCGGCCGCCTGCAGTACAAGGGCGACGCGGGCACCTGGACCGAATGGGCCGCCTTTTTGCAGGACGGCACCCTGGCCACGCTGGGCGAGGACAACGGCGCCTACGTCTTCACCCGCCCCATCGACCCGGGCCGCGAGATGCCCGAGGCCGCGCGCTTTCGCATCGGCAGCACCACCGCCATCAACGGCAAGCCCTACAGCGTGGCCTACACGGGCCAGGCATCGCTCATCTCGGCCCAGGGCGAGCTGCCCAAGCTGCCGCCGCTGGGCCATCCGTTCGGCATGGTCGAACTGCGCAGTGCCGACGGCGAAGTGGTCAGCATCGACTACGGCCACACGCCGCCCAACGTCGAGCGCGGCAAGGCCGTGCTGCTGGAAGACCTGCAGCTCACCGGCCTCAAGGACGAATCGGCCAAGGACGAAAAAGGCCGCCAGTTCAACTGCCCGCACTGCGGCGCGCCCGTGCAGGTGCAGCTGTCCACCTCCAAGAGCGTCACCTGCGGCTCGTGCGCCAGCATCATCAGCCTGGACAGCGGTGTGGGCGGCGAGCTGCGCTCGGCCGAGCAGGACGAGCCCGTGCAGCCCCTCATTCCGCTGGGCAGCAAGGGCCAGCTGCAGGGCGTGCACTGGCAGGTGGTGGGCTTTCAGCACCGCATGGGCGTGGAGCCCGGCGACGACGAGCACTTCGGCTGGAGCGAATACCTGCTCTACAACCAGAAGCGCGGTTTTGCCTTCCTGGTCGATTCCGAAGAAGGCTGGAGCATGGTGCGCCCCACCACGGGCGCGCCGCAGATGGCGGCCACGGGGCGCTCGGCCACCTACATGGGCACCAAGTACGACCTCAAGTACACCTACGAGGCCGAAACCACCTATGTGCTGGGCGAGTTCTACTGGCAGGTCACGCGCGGGCAGAAAACCACCAACCGCGACTTCGCCAGCGCCAAAGGCCTGCTCTCGATGGAGCAAAGCCCCAATGAGATCACCTGGTCGGCCGGCGACAAGCTCGCCAGCGACACGGTGGCCAAGGCCTTCAAGCTCGACGACAAGAAAGACGTGCTGCAGCGCGACGACCCGGGGCCCTTCGTGGCCAAGTCCGGGCTGGGCTGCGGCACCGTCATCCTCATCGCCATTGTCATCCTCATCCTGCTGTTGCTGCTCAGCCGCTGCAGCCGCTGCGACCCGCGGGTGGAGAACTGCTCGTCGTCCAGCTACCGCAGCTCGGGCGGCTCGTATGGCGGGTATTCGTCCGGCGGCAGCCACAAGTAG
- a CDS encoding SPFH domain-containing protein: MALMDFIKKQFIDIIQWTEEGDGTLAWRFPMAGMEIQNGGTLVVRESQMAVFVNEGQVADVFAPGTYKLTTQTLPVLTYLKNWDKLFESPFKSDVYFFSTRQQIDQKWGTPQPITIRDKDFGAVRLRAFGNYAFRIADPKLFHTEISGTRESYPVADLEGQLRGLVLQNISNAIAGSGLPFLDLAANQVMFADALTKELAPVFAKLGLLIENLTVQNVSLPEELQKILDQKIGMGMVGNDMGKFMQYQTAQAIPKFAEGAGNGGGGIAGDAMGLGAGVALGQVLAQNLQQGLQGGGAAAQAAPAAAAAAAVGVKPEDVMATLEKLGELKSKGILTQEEFDAKKAELLKKLV, translated from the coding sequence ATGGCCCTCATGGACTTCATCAAGAAACAGTTCATTGACATCATCCAGTGGACTGAAGAGGGGGACGGCACCCTGGCCTGGCGTTTCCCGATGGCGGGCATGGAAATCCAGAACGGCGGCACGCTGGTGGTGCGCGAGTCGCAGATGGCGGTGTTCGTGAACGAGGGCCAGGTGGCCGACGTGTTCGCGCCCGGCACCTACAAGCTCACCACGCAGACGCTGCCGGTGCTCACCTACCTCAAGAACTGGGACAAGCTCTTCGAGTCCCCCTTCAAGAGCGATGTCTACTTCTTCAGCACGCGCCAGCAGATCGACCAGAAGTGGGGCACGCCCCAGCCCATCACGATCCGCGACAAGGACTTCGGCGCCGTGCGCCTGCGCGCGTTCGGCAACTACGCGTTCCGCATCGCCGACCCCAAGCTGTTCCACACCGAGATCTCCGGCACGCGCGAGTCCTACCCCGTGGCCGACCTCGAAGGCCAGCTGCGCGGCCTGGTGCTGCAGAACATCAGCAACGCCATCGCGGGCAGCGGCCTGCCGTTCCTGGACCTGGCGGCCAACCAGGTCATGTTCGCCGATGCGCTGACCAAGGAACTCGCGCCCGTCTTCGCCAAGCTGGGCCTCCTGATCGAGAACCTCACGGTGCAGAACGTCTCGCTGCCCGAGGAGCTGCAAAAGATCCTCGACCAGAAGATCGGCATGGGCATGGTCGGCAACGACATGGGCAAGTTCATGCAGTACCAGACGGCGCAGGCCATCCCCAAGTTCGCCGAAGGCGCGGGCAATGGCGGTGGCGGCATCGCGGGCGACGCCATGGGCCTGGGCGCGGGCGTGGCGCTGGGCCAGGTGCTGGCGCAGAACCTGCAGCAGGGCCTGCAAGGCGGCGGTGCGGCCGCGCAGGCAGCGCCTGCGGCGGCTGCTGCGGCCGCAGTGGGCGTCAAGCCCGAGGACGTGATGGCCACGCTGGAGAAGCTGGGCGAGCTCAAGTCCAAGGGCATCCTGACCCAGGAAGAGTTCGACGCCAAGAAGGCCGAACTGCTCAAGAAGCTGGTCTGA
- a CDS encoding DUF2061 domain-containing protein, which yields MSHIRRAARQNKTMLLKTGSYYLIHIGVAALVAYAVTGNLWASLTLSLLEPTVQAVAFFFHEKAWDRAARRRARDSALAHTPNAALQAG from the coding sequence ATGTCCCACATCCGCCGCGCCGCCCGCCAGAACAAGACCATGCTGCTGAAGACGGGCAGCTACTACCTGATCCACATTGGCGTGGCCGCCCTGGTGGCCTACGCCGTGACCGGCAACCTGTGGGCCTCGCTCACCCTGAGCCTGCTCGAGCCCACGGTGCAGGCGGTGGCCTTCTTCTTCCATGAGAAGGCCTGGGACCGCGCCGCCCGGCGCCGCGCGCGCGACTCCGCCCTCGCCCACACGCCCAACGCGGCGCTGCAGGCCGGCTGA
- a CDS encoding flagellar basal body protein, translating into MASISSIGSSGLQAAQLRLDASANNVANMNTPGYRREVVAQEEAADSAGVRATVQREQEAQGVALEKEAVEQMSATYAFKANLQTLKTQDEMMGSLLDVKA; encoded by the coding sequence ATGGCAAGCATTTCTTCGATCGGCAGCTCCGGCCTTCAGGCCGCCCAGTTGCGGCTGGACGCGTCGGCCAACAACGTGGCCAACATGAACACCCCGGGCTACCGCCGCGAGGTGGTGGCGCAGGAAGAGGCCGCCGACAGCGCGGGGGTGCGTGCCACGGTGCAGCGCGAGCAGGAGGCGCAAGGGGTGGCGCTGGAGAAGGAGGCCGTCGAGCAGATGTCGGCCACCTATGCGTTCAAGGCCAACCTGCAGACCCTCAAGACACAGGATGAGATGATGGGCTCGCTGCTGGACGTGAAGGCCTGA
- a CDS encoding LysR family transcriptional regulator, protein MLGQLSDMDLRLLQVFKSVAECGGMSAAELELNIGTSTVSRHMKDLETRLGLTLCRRGRAGFALTAEGQRVYDETLRLLSAVDAFRSSIDDIHRRMGGRLEVAVFDKTASNPAAHIGDAIALFASQAPEVSLQMHVASIPAIERGLIDGSFHVGIIPAHRTSQSLVYADLFAETMLLYCGARHPLHGTDHAALTWESLRAYQFAGLGYHSPNMELSHSTRLPRKATGFDQESIATLILSGRYLGFLPDHYAEGFERQGLMQAVLPGRFHYRCQFVSVLRKSPQPPRAAQAFAQCLLQAHG, encoded by the coding sequence GTGCTGGGGCAGCTCAGCGACATGGACCTGCGCCTGCTGCAGGTGTTCAAGAGCGTGGCGGAGTGCGGGGGCATGTCGGCCGCCGAGCTGGAACTGAACATCGGCACCAGCACCGTGAGCCGCCACATGAAGGACCTGGAGACCCGCCTGGGCCTCACCCTGTGCCGGCGCGGGCGGGCCGGTTTCGCGCTCACGGCCGAGGGGCAGCGCGTATACGACGAAACCCTGCGGCTGCTGTCCGCGGTGGACGCGTTTCGCAGCAGCATCGATGACATCCACCGCCGCATGGGCGGCAGGCTGGAGGTGGCGGTGTTCGACAAGACCGCCAGCAACCCGGCCGCCCACATTGGCGATGCGATCGCGCTGTTCGCCAGCCAGGCGCCCGAAGTGAGCCTGCAGATGCACGTGGCCTCGATCCCGGCCATCGAGCGCGGGCTGATCGACGGCAGCTTCCACGTGGGCATCATCCCGGCGCACCGCACATCGCAAAGCCTGGTCTATGCCGACCTGTTCGCCGAAACCATGCTGCTGTACTGCGGCGCGCGCCACCCCCTGCACGGCACCGACCATGCCGCGCTGACCTGGGAATCGCTGCGCGCCTACCAGTTCGCGGGGCTGGGCTACCACTCGCCCAACATGGAGCTGAGCCACAGCACGCGCCTGCCGCGCAAGGCCACGGGCTTCGACCAGGAGTCGATCGCCACGCTCATCCTCTCGGGCCGCTACCTGGGTTTCCTGCCGGACCACTATGCCGAGGGCTTCGAGCGCCAGGGGCTCATGCAGGCGGTATTGCCCGGGCGGTTCCACTACCGCTGCCAGTTCGTGAGCGTGCTGCGCAAGTCGCCGCAGCCCCCGCGCGCGGCCCAGGCCTTCGCGCAATGCCTGCTGCAGGCGCATGGTTGA